A single genomic interval of Asinibacterium sp. OR53 harbors:
- a CDS encoding GtrA family protein encodes MRKLHQHIRKLILDTVDLFYPLFQKMMPLQTFRYAACGGFNTCLDITLFFISYNYILQKQPVHVGFLTIGAHIAAFLIGFCITFPIGFYLSRYVVFQATSVAKREQLGKYFMVVLGCLFLNYGFLKLFVDVLHWYPTPSKLITTLFVVAFSYVSQKHFTFKTA; translated from the coding sequence ATGCGAAAGTTGCACCAACATATCCGTAAACTGATCCTCGACACGGTGGACCTGTTCTACCCGTTGTTTCAAAAGATGATGCCACTGCAAACTTTCCGTTATGCAGCTTGCGGTGGTTTCAATACCTGTTTAGATATTACCCTGTTCTTTATTTCTTACAATTATATCCTGCAAAAACAGCCGGTTCATGTTGGTTTCCTTACCATCGGGGCACATATTGCCGCTTTTCTGATCGGGTTCTGTATAACATTTCCCATCGGTTTTTACCTCAGCAGGTATGTAGTGTTTCAGGCAACATCGGTTGCTAAACGCGAACAATTGGGCAAATACTTTATGGTGGTGCTGGGTTGCCTTTTCCTGAACTATGGCTTCCTGAAATTATTTGTGGATGTGCTTCACTGGTATCCTACGCCATCTAAATTGATCACTACGCTCTTCGTGGTAGCTTTCAGTTATGTTTCCCAGAAACATTTTACTTTCAAGACAGCCTGA
- the argS gene encoding arginine--tRNA ligase, whose protein sequence is MNVVLKVKVASAKALKELYNIDLQPHDVLVNATKPEFEGDYTVVLFSFIKLLKKAPDILGQELGSHLINRHPDLFSGFNIIKGFLNLTIADGYWLQFIQSNAANLSFGASAPTGSKVMVEYSSPNTNKPLHLGHLRNNFLGWSVAEILKTTGHDIVKTCVVNDRGIHICKSMIAWQYFGNGDTPQSTSIKGDHFVGDYYVKFNDAYKKQVKELVDSGMTEELAEKEAPIMKATQQMLLDWEAGKPEVMELWRRMNSWVYEGFDVTYQRIGSNFDKVYYESNTYLLGKDLVEEGLSKGVFVKKEDNSVWIDLTNDGLDEKLVQRKDGTSVYITQDIGLAEQKQKEFNVDQSIYVVGDEQNYHFKVLKLICQKLNLPSADGIYHLSYGMVELPSGKMKSREGTVVDADDLVDEMVNIARQKTEELGKVKDFSTAELAELYDTIGLGALKFFLLRVDPRKKMIFNPEESIDFHGFTGPFIQYTHARIKSVLRKSMPESGNIGNSLLPLEKALTIELEQFPSVLQEAASEHDPSKVAIYIFNLAKTFSSFYTEHSISNAETADKKELRLQLAQLTAGVIKKGMAVLGIKVPERM, encoded by the coding sequence ATGAACGTTGTTTTAAAGGTTAAGGTAGCCTCGGCAAAAGCACTAAAAGAATTGTACAATATTGATTTACAGCCTCATGACGTTCTGGTCAATGCCACCAAACCCGAGTTCGAAGGCGATTATACGGTGGTACTTTTCAGCTTTATAAAACTGTTAAAAAAAGCGCCGGATATCCTGGGCCAGGAATTGGGTAGCCATCTGATCAACCGGCATCCTGATCTTTTCAGCGGTTTCAACATCATTAAAGGCTTCCTCAACCTGACGATAGCCGATGGATACTGGCTGCAGTTCATCCAGTCAAATGCAGCCAACCTTTCCTTTGGTGCCAGCGCCCCCACCGGAAGTAAAGTAATGGTGGAATATTCCTCTCCGAATACCAATAAACCCCTTCATCTCGGGCACTTGCGTAACAATTTCCTGGGATGGAGTGTAGCAGAAATTCTTAAAACTACCGGTCATGATATTGTAAAGACCTGTGTAGTGAACGACAGGGGCATTCATATCTGTAAGAGCATGATCGCCTGGCAGTATTTCGGCAACGGCGATACCCCTCAAAGTACGAGCATCAAAGGAGATCATTTTGTGGGAGATTATTATGTGAAGTTCAACGATGCATACAAAAAGCAGGTAAAGGAACTCGTAGATAGCGGCATGACGGAAGAGCTGGCTGAAAAAGAAGCCCCCATTATGAAAGCCACGCAGCAAATGCTGCTCGACTGGGAAGCCGGCAAACCTGAAGTGATGGAGCTCTGGCGCAGGATGAACAGCTGGGTATATGAAGGATTCGACGTTACTTATCAAAGGATCGGCAGCAATTTTGACAAGGTTTACTATGAGAGCAATACCTACCTGCTGGGTAAAGACCTGGTGGAAGAAGGCTTGTCCAAAGGTGTTTTTGTAAAGAAAGAAGATAACAGTGTGTGGATCGACCTCACCAACGATGGACTGGATGAAAAGCTGGTGCAACGGAAAGACGGCACTTCAGTATACATCACGCAGGACATAGGGCTTGCTGAACAGAAACAGAAAGAGTTTAATGTAGACCAAAGTATTTATGTGGTAGGTGATGAACAGAATTATCATTTCAAGGTATTGAAGCTGATCTGCCAGAAACTGAATCTCCCATCGGCTGATGGCATTTATCACCTGAGCTATGGCATGGTGGAATTGCCTTCAGGTAAGATGAAAAGCCGCGAAGGGACCGTAGTGGATGCAGACGACCTCGTGGATGAAATGGTGAACATAGCCCGGCAGAAAACAGAAGAGCTGGGAAAAGTAAAAGATTTTTCTACTGCCGAACTTGCCGAACTCTATGACACGATTGGTTTGGGTGCATTAAAATTTTTCCTGTTACGGGTGGATCCCCGAAAAAAAATGATCTTCAATCCCGAAGAGAGCATCGATTTCCATGGGTTTACCGGGCCTTTCATTCAATATACACATGCCCGCATCAAAAGCGTGTTACGTAAATCCATGCCAGAAAGTGGCAATATCGGCAATAGCCTCCTGCCACTGGAGAAAGCCCTGACCATAGAATTGGAGCAATTCCCTTCCGTATTGCAGGAAGCGGCAAGCGAGCATGATCCGTCTAAAGTGGCCATCTATATTTTTAATCTGGCTAAGACTTTCAGCTCATTCTATACAGAACATTCCATTAGCAATGCCGAAACGGCTGATAAAAAAGAGCTGCGCTTACAACTGGCCCAGCTTACGGCAGGTGTTATTAAAAAAGGGATGGCCGTACTGGGAATAAAAGTACCTGAACGGATGTAA